A single Mangrovimonas sp. YM274 DNA region contains:
- the ruvX gene encoding Holliday junction resolvase RuvX: MNGRLLAIDFGTKRTGIAITDELQIIASGLTTVATKDLLPFLEDYLSKEKVVCFVVGEPKRLNDEPSQSEAAIQPFLKKLEKRFPNVPIERVDERFTSKMAFQTMIDSGLKKKQRQNKALIDEISATIILQSYLSSQH, encoded by the coding sequence ATGAACGGAAGACTTTTAGCGATAGATTTTGGAACCAAAAGAACGGGTATAGCCATAACGGATGAGTTACAAATTATAGCATCAGGGCTTACTACGGTTGCTACAAAAGATTTGTTGCCTTTTTTGGAGGATTATCTATCCAAGGAAAAGGTTGTGTGTTTTGTGGTAGGGGAGCCTAAACGTTTAAACGACGAGCCTTCTCAAAGTGAGGCCGCCATCCAGCCGTTTTTAAAAAAGCTTGAAAAGCGGTTTCCAAATGTGCCCATTGAGCGTGTAGATGAGCGCTTTACTTCCAAAATGGCTTTTCAAACTATGATTGATAGCGGTCTTAAAAAGAAACAGCGTCAAAATAAGGCCTTAATAGATGAGATAAGTGCCACCATAATTCTTCAAAGTTACCTTTCGTCCCAACATTAA
- the def gene encoding peptide deformylase translates to MILPIVAYGDAVLRKMGEDITQDYPQLDSLIANMYETMYAAYGVGLAAPQIGLPIRLFVVDTEPFAEDESFTAEEQEQLKNFKRTFINAEILEEEGEEWAFNEGCLSIPDVREDVFRKPKIKIQYQDENFETKVEEFDGLMARVIQHEYDHIDGVLFTDKLSSLKKRLIKGKLANISKGKIRVDYKMRFPLLKKKR, encoded by the coding sequence ATGATTTTACCAATTGTTGCCTACGGTGACGCCGTCTTGAGAAAAATGGGTGAAGATATCACTCAGGATTATCCACAATTAGACTCCCTTATTGCGAACATGTACGAAACTATGTACGCTGCATATGGTGTTGGTTTGGCAGCGCCGCAAATTGGCTTGCCTATTCGCCTGTTTGTAGTGGATACCGAACCTTTTGCTGAAGATGAATCGTTTACCGCAGAAGAACAGGAGCAATTGAAAAATTTCAAGCGCACCTTTATCAATGCCGAGATTTTGGAAGAGGAAGGTGAGGAATGGGCCTTTAATGAAGGCTGTTTAAGCATTCCGGATGTGCGTGAAGACGTCTTTAGAAAGCCAAAAATAAAGATTCAATATCAGGATGAGAATTTTGAGACAAAGGTTGAGGAATTTGATGGCCTGATGGCTAGGGTTATTCAGCACGAATACGATCACATTGATGGGGTATTGTTCACGGATAAATTATCATCATTAAAAAAACGATTGATTAAAGGTAAGCTTGCCAATATTTCCAAAGGTAAAATAAGGGTGGATTACAAAATGCGTTTCCCACTTTTAAAAAAGAAACGCTAA
- the mazG gene encoding nucleoside triphosphate pyrophosphohydrolase — MTDKTVQLKAFERLLIIMDELREQCPWDRKQTMESLRHLTIEEVYELGDAILDNDLDEIKKELGDVLLHIVFYAKIGSETQTFDIADVCNSICDKLIDRHPHIYGDVEVENEEDVKRNWEKLKLKEGKKSVLEGVPRSLPAMVKASRIQDKVAGVGFDWEEPHQVWEKVEEELHELHEEVQNGDMEAIENELGDVFFSMINYARFLKINPENALERTNKKFISRFKYLESKAKELNKSLEDMTLKEMDVYWEEAKKQ, encoded by the coding sequence ATGACAGATAAAACAGTACAACTTAAAGCCTTTGAACGTTTACTGATAATCATGGATGAACTTCGCGAGCAGTGTCCTTGGGATCGTAAACAAACCATGGAATCCCTAAGGCACCTTACCATCGAAGAAGTTTACGAATTGGGAGACGCTATCCTTGACAATGATTTGGATGAAATCAAAAAGGAGTTAGGGGATGTTCTCTTGCACATTGTGTTCTATGCAAAAATAGGAAGCGAAACACAAACTTTTGACATTGCCGATGTTTGCAATAGCATTTGTGATAAGTTAATTGATCGTCATCCGCATATTTATGGAGACGTAGAAGTGGAGAATGAAGAGGATGTAAAGCGCAATTGGGAGAAGTTAAAGCTTAAGGAAGGCAAGAAAAGTGTTTTGGAAGGGGTGCCTAGAAGTTTACCTGCCATGGTGAAGGCCAGTCGAATTCAGGATAAGGTGGCCGGTGTAGGATTTGATTGGGAAGAACCACATCAAGTTTGGGAAAAGGTGGAAGAAGAACTGCACGAACTTCATGAAGAAGTACAGAATGGGGATATGGAAGCGATAGAAAATGAGCTTGGAGATGTTTTCTTTTCTATGATCAATTATGCACGATTTTTGAAAATCAATCCCGAAAATGCTCTGGAGCGTACCAATAAAAAGTTTATTTCCAGATTTAAGTATTTAGAGTCCAAAGCAAAGGAGTTGAATAAATCCCTAGAAGATATGACCCTAAAGGAAATGGATGTGTATTGGGAAGAAGCGAAAAAACAATGA
- a CDS encoding lipopolysaccharide kinase InaA family protein, with protein MKKVFQSEYLGLSESICEFINEFDNTGNSIKDSRNKLKLFQLDGKTINIKSFKIPNLINQIVYRFFRKSKAQRSFEYANRLMELGIGTPMPIAYFESFTPFLFKKSFYVSEQLESDLTYRELTKQFDYPDYDTILRSFTRFTYELHQKGVNFLDHSPGNTLIKKEGNEYKFFLVDLNRMKFGPMNFETRIKNFARLTIHKSMVEVMSDEYSKCSGEDYNEVCKLMWQYTNEFQNRHLRKQRLKKMLKFWK; from the coding sequence ATGAAGAAAGTATTTCAAAGTGAATACCTTGGGTTAAGCGAGTCTATTTGTGAATTCATAAATGAGTTTGACAATACAGGAAATTCCATTAAAGATTCTAGGAATAAATTAAAGTTATTTCAATTAGATGGAAAAACTATTAATATCAAGTCATTTAAAATTCCTAACCTGATAAACCAGATAGTTTACAGGTTTTTTAGAAAAAGTAAAGCCCAGCGTTCCTTTGAATATGCTAATAGGTTAATGGAGTTAGGGATTGGCACCCCAATGCCTATTGCCTACTTTGAATCCTTTACCCCTTTTTTGTTTAAAAAGAGCTTTTATGTGAGTGAGCAATTGGAATCTGATTTAACTTACAGGGAATTAACCAAACAATTCGATTATCCAGATTACGATACTATTTTACGCAGTTTCACTAGGTTTACATATGAACTACATCAAAAAGGTGTAAACTTTTTAGATCATTCGCCAGGTAATACTTTAATAAAGAAGGAAGGGAATGAGTATAAATTTTTTTTGGTAGATCTGAATAGGATGAAATTTGGGCCCATGAATTTTGAAACCCGAATTAAAAACTTTGCTCGTCTTACAATCCATAAGTCTATGGTGGAAGTAATGAGCGATGAATATTCAAAGTGTAGTGGTGAAGATTATAATGAAGTTTGTAAGTTAATGTGGCAATACACTAATGAGTTCCAGAATAGGCATCTTAGAAAGCAGCGTCTGAAAAAGATGCTTAAATTTTGGAAATAG
- a CDS encoding 2,3,4,5-tetrahydropyridine-2,6-dicarboxylate N-succinyltransferase — MNELQQIIENAWEDRALLSEQSTIDSIRKVITLLDSGELRVAEPTTDGWQVNEWVKKAVVLYFPIQKMETLEVGIFEYHDKIPLKKGYAEKGIRVVPHAVARHGAYISGGTILMPSYVNIGAYVDEGTMVDTWATVGSCAQIGKNVHLSGGVGIGGVLEPLQAAPVIIEDNAFIGSRCIVVEGVRVEKEAVLGANVCLTASTKIIDVTGDEPVEMKGIVPARSVVIPGSYTKKFAAGEYQVPCALIIGKRKESTDKKTSLNNALREYDVAV, encoded by the coding sequence ATGAACGAATTACAACAGATTATTGAAAACGCTTGGGAAGATAGAGCTTTGTTATCAGAGCAATCTACCATCGACAGTATTAGAAAAGTGATCACTTTACTTGACTCTGGAGAGTTGAGAGTTGCCGAACCTACTACCGACGGGTGGCAGGTAAACGAATGGGTAAAGAAGGCTGTAGTACTCTATTTCCCTATCCAAAAAATGGAAACTTTGGAAGTAGGCATTTTTGAGTACCATGATAAAATTCCATTAAAGAAAGGTTATGCAGAAAAAGGAATTAGAGTGGTTCCTCATGCGGTAGCGCGTCACGGAGCCTACATTTCTGGCGGCACTATTTTAATGCCTAGTTATGTAAATATTGGTGCCTACGTAGACGAAGGAACTATGGTAGATACTTGGGCCACTGTTGGAAGCTGTGCCCAAATTGGTAAAAATGTACACTTATCTGGAGGTGTTGGAATTGGAGGCGTATTGGAACCTCTTCAAGCCGCGCCTGTAATTATTGAAGACAATGCCTTTATCGGCTCTCGTTGTATCGTTGTAGAAGGCGTACGCGTTGAAAAAGAAGCGGTATTGGGTGCAAATGTGTGCTTGACGGCTTCTACAAAAATCATTGACGTAACTGGAGACGAGCCTGTAGAAATGAAGGGAATCGTTCCTGCAAGATCTGTAGTAATTCCAGGAAGTTACACCAAAAAATTTGCAGCTGGAGAGTACCAAGTCCCATGTGCATTGATTATTGGAAAGCGTAAGGAGAGTACTGATAAAAAGACCTCTCTAAACAATGCGTTACGCGAATATGATGTAGCTGTCTAG
- a CDS encoding DUF5606 domain-containing protein → MGLDKILSISGKPGLYKIVTQTRNGIIAESLIDKKRISVNVHNNISVLSEIAVYTLSEELPLFKVFEKIMEKEDKQATSVSHKDGKEALEEYFFGILPDYDEDRVYASDIKKIIQWYNLLQGNDMLAAIEETSKAVAEAEAASEEE, encoded by the coding sequence ATGGGATTAGATAAAATTCTTTCTATTTCAGGAAAGCCAGGATTATACAAAATAGTGACTCAAACAAGAAATGGTATTATTGCAGAGTCCCTTATCGATAAAAAACGTATTTCTGTAAACGTACACAATAATATTAGTGTATTGAGTGAGATTGCGGTGTATACTTTGTCTGAAGAATTACCATTATTCAAAGTGTTTGAAAAAATAATGGAAAAAGAAGACAAGCAAGCTACTTCCGTTAGCCACAAAGATGGTAAGGAAGCTTTGGAAGAGTACTTTTTTGGAATTCTTCCAGATTATGATGAAGACCGCGTTTACGCTAGTGATATCAAGAAAATTATTCAATGGTACAACCTGTTGCAAGGTAATGATATGTTAGCGGCCATCGAAGAGACTTCTAAAGCTGTAGCAGAAGCTGAAGCAGCTTCCGAAGAAGAATAA
- a CDS encoding L-threonylcarbamoyladenylate synthase, translating into MHKEVKKAFETLIEGGTILYPTDTVWGIGCDASNPEAVQKVYELKQRSDSKALICLVADERMLKKYIKDIPAAAPDFFDIPGQPITIIYDGPQNLAPNLVGSDDTIAIRIPDNDFCFQLLRKFNSAIVSTSANISGQPTPTSFEEISEEILKGVDYVVNLPSEKSKTKPSSIIKLGKDGEVKIIRK; encoded by the coding sequence ATGCACAAGGAAGTCAAAAAAGCCTTTGAAACTTTAATAGAGGGCGGTACTATTCTCTACCCTACTGATACGGTTTGGGGCATTGGTTGTGACGCCTCCAACCCTGAGGCCGTCCAAAAAGTGTATGAGCTAAAACAACGCAGCGATTCCAAAGCCTTAATTTGCTTGGTCGCCGATGAGCGCATGCTCAAAAAGTACATCAAAGACATCCCTGCTGCCGCCCCTGACTTCTTTGACATTCCAGGGCAGCCTATCACCATAATTTATGACGGTCCACAAAACTTGGCTCCCAATCTCGTGGGCAGCGACGACACCATTGCCATCAGGATTCCAGACAACGACTTCTGTTTTCAGTTGCTGAGAAAGTTTAACAGTGCCATTGTATCCACCTCAGCCAATATCAGTGGGCAACCTACCCCAACTTCCTTCGAAGAAATCTCTGAGGAGATTTTAAAAGGTGTGGACTATGTTGTAAATTTGCCCAGCGAAAAATCAAAAACAAAACCGTCCTCTATCATTAAGCTTGGTAAAGATGGTGAAGTTAAAATTATAAGGAAGTAA
- a CDS encoding stealth family protein — protein sequence MTTNGSQQNPIDAVILWVDGNDKKHQEKMLPFLENKAIVQSKKFRTRFDQVNEIKFTVDSLLKYAPFIRKIHIVTDEQTPSFLKDEEAKRQYSKVNIVDHTEVFSEYEEFLPTFNCRPIETCLHRIPDLAEHFIYLNDDFFLINETKPSDFFQNGFPVLRGKWLKFDEDIAYKKFKKLKYGHKSAQQKAAKLIGFKKYFNFKHTPHPLRKSTLREYFENNNEVFVENIKYKFRNHNQFTPQGLANHIEIKNKTCVLQNDLQLLYFRSYKKSLLWYKYKLNSKSKNKLFLGLQSLDLCPPKIQEYILTWLKNRVS from the coding sequence ATGACAACAAACGGTTCGCAACAAAATCCTATTGATGCTGTTATTTTATGGGTTGATGGAAATGACAAAAAACATCAAGAAAAGATGTTACCTTTTCTTGAAAATAAAGCCATTGTTCAATCTAAAAAATTCAGGACAAGATTTGACCAGGTCAATGAAATTAAGTTCACGGTAGACTCTTTGTTAAAATATGCTCCTTTTATTAGAAAGATCCATATTGTTACAGATGAGCAAACCCCATCCTTTTTAAAGGACGAAGAAGCAAAACGCCAATACAGCAAAGTAAATATTGTAGACCACACTGAGGTTTTTTCTGAATATGAAGAATTCTTACCAACCTTCAATTGTAGACCCATTGAAACCTGTTTACATAGAATTCCGGATTTAGCCGAACACTTTATTTATTTAAACGATGATTTCTTTTTAATCAACGAAACCAAACCATCAGATTTTTTCCAAAACGGGTTCCCAGTTTTAAGAGGAAAATGGTTGAAATTTGATGAAGATATAGCTTACAAAAAATTTAAAAAATTAAAATACGGCCACAAAAGTGCTCAACAAAAGGCCGCTAAACTTATTGGTTTCAAAAAGTATTTTAACTTTAAACACACCCCGCACCCTCTAAGAAAATCTACATTGCGTGAATATTTCGAGAATAACAATGAGGTTTTTGTAGAAAATATAAAGTATAAATTCAGGAATCACAATCAATTTACACCACAAGGATTAGCAAACCACATTGAAATAAAAAACAAAACATGTGTCTTGCAAAACGACTTGCAACTTTTGTACTTTAGATCGTATAAAAAGTCCCTACTTTGGTATAAATACAAATTGAATTCCAAGAGTAAAAACAAATTGTTTTTGGGCCTTCAAAGTTTAGACCTTTGCCCTCCAAAAATTCAAGAATACATCTTAACTTGGCTAAAAAACCGCGTAAGCTAA
- a CDS encoding glycosyltransferase family 2 protein: MKTPKATVIISTYNQPEWLQKVLWGYEEQTETNFEILIADDGSTDDTKHLIDGFKSNSSLCITHVWQEDKGFQKTKILNRAVLLANSEYLIFTDGDCIPRKDFVETHLRLQETNCVISGGYFKLPEEISKDIARTDVKSQNCFKANWLLERGLKKTFKLNKLTSFGLKSWFLNTFTPTKATFDGMNVSAWKQAILDVNGFDERMGYGGEDREIGERLMNKGLTFIQARYSVICIHLYHERPYKNEEALNKNKAIRKQSKNKKITYTPHGIEKG; the protein is encoded by the coding sequence ATGAAAACACCAAAGGCCACTGTAATCATTAGTACATACAATCAACCGGAATGGTTGCAGAAAGTATTGTGGGGATATGAAGAACAAACCGAAACTAATTTTGAAATCCTTATCGCAGATGATGGATCTACCGATGACACCAAACATCTAATTGATGGATTTAAATCGAATTCATCGCTTTGTATTACGCATGTTTGGCAGGAAGATAAAGGGTTTCAAAAGACCAAAATTTTGAATAGAGCTGTTCTGTTGGCAAACTCCGAATATTTAATTTTTACGGATGGTGATTGTATTCCAAGAAAGGATTTTGTTGAAACCCATTTAAGACTTCAGGAGACCAATTGTGTGATTTCAGGAGGCTATTTTAAACTGCCAGAAGAAATATCTAAGGATATTGCCAGAACAGATGTGAAAAGTCAAAATTGTTTTAAAGCGAATTGGTTATTGGAACGAGGGCTCAAAAAGACCTTTAAGCTAAATAAGTTGACCTCCTTTGGGTTAAAATCATGGTTTTTAAATACGTTTACTCCTACAAAGGCTACATTTGATGGGATGAATGTATCTGCTTGGAAACAAGCTATATTGGATGTGAATGGGTTTGATGAACGAATGGGGTATGGAGGAGAAGACCGCGAAATTGGAGAACGATTGATGAATAAAGGTTTGACGTTCATTCAAGCTAGGTATAGTGTCATTTGTATTCACCTTTATCACGAGCGTCCGTATAAAAATGAAGAGGCTTTAAATAAGAACAAGGCAATTAGGAAACAGTCTAAAAACAAGAAAATTACCTATACACCGCATGGTATAGAAAAAGGTTAG
- a CDS encoding CDP-glycerol glycerophosphotransferase family protein codes for MTYNFLIYISYSYALPIGNPLEQEIISQGHTVKWFSDLTDGKNALLDKENHLLTIEEVVNYKPDIVLAATDNVPDFITGLKVQIFHGFFAQKRPEGNNKFAHFRIRGFFDLYCTQGPTSTKGFLEKQKKHPHFEVIETGWSKVDPLFPIEKRERSSGDKPTIMIASTFTERLSLAHRNDVYLKIQELSETGNYQFYMVLHPKLPQDIKLKWQKLVGENFVYYNTTDLIPIFKKSDILFADTTSAIQEFLLQGKPVVTFNHTFDHDYLINIKDANSIDSGFQNALTYPPSLIENISKFINQLHPYFDGQSSKRVVDATIEFLQRDKHYLKNKPLNLIRKYKLRKQLNYFTFKSYNKPYTLPKN; via the coding sequence ATGACCTATAATTTTTTAATTTATATATCATACAGTTATGCCTTACCTATTGGCAACCCGTTAGAGCAGGAAATTATAAGTCAAGGACATACCGTAAAATGGTTTAGTGATTTGACTGACGGTAAAAACGCTTTGCTAGATAAGGAGAACCATTTATTAACAATAGAAGAGGTTGTAAATTACAAACCGGATATTGTTCTTGCGGCAACAGATAATGTCCCCGATTTCATTACAGGACTGAAGGTTCAAATTTTTCATGGTTTTTTTGCTCAAAAAAGACCGGAAGGAAACAACAAATTTGCCCATTTTAGGATTCGTGGATTCTTTGACCTTTATTGCACGCAAGGCCCCACTAGCACAAAAGGTTTTTTGGAGAAACAAAAAAAGCACCCACATTTCGAAGTTATCGAAACAGGCTGGAGCAAAGTGGACCCCTTATTTCCAATTGAAAAAAGAGAAAGATCAAGTGGTGACAAACCAACTATTATGATTGCGTCTACCTTTACTGAACGCTTGAGTTTGGCCCACAGAAATGATGTTTATTTAAAAATCCAAGAGCTTTCTGAAACAGGTAATTATCAATTCTATATGGTTCTACATCCAAAATTACCACAAGACATTAAGCTTAAATGGCAAAAATTAGTAGGAGAAAATTTTGTTTATTATAACACTACAGATTTAATTCCTATTTTCAAAAAGTCGGATATTTTGTTTGCAGATACTACCTCTGCCATTCAAGAATTTCTACTTCAAGGCAAACCTGTTGTTACCTTCAACCATACCTTTGACCATGATTACCTCATCAACATAAAGGATGCTAATTCGATTGATTCAGGTTTTCAAAATGCCCTTACATACCCACCTAGTCTAATTGAAAACATATCAAAATTCATTAATCAATTACATCCCTATTTTGATGGTCAATCCAGTAAGCGTGTTGTTGATGCTACTATTGAATTTTTACAAAGAGACAAACACTATTTAAAAAATAAGCCTCTCAACCTCATAAGAAAATATAAACTTAGAAAACAGCTCAACTATTTTACTTTCAAAAGTTATAATAAGCCCTATACGTTGCCAAAAAACTAA
- a CDS encoding CCA tRNA nucleotidyltransferase, with the protein MNYKEALKHPLFKIVSQAAQELNIDAYVIGGYVRDYILERDSKKDIDIVAIGSGIALAKQVSKLLPNNPKVQVFKTYGTAMLRYEDIEVEFVGARKESYQEHSRNPIVEDGTLEDDQNRRDFTINALALNLAENAFGDLLDPFNGLKDMEAKIIRTPLDPDITYSDDPLRMMRAIRFATQLGFKIEKASLEAISRNKDRINIITKERIVTELNKILESEKPSIGFLLLEKTGLLHYILPELTALKGIDEVEGQRHKDNFYHTLEVVDNISLNTDNVWLRWAALLHDIGKAPTKRFSKKVGWTFHGHEFEGSKMVFHLFKRLKMPLNDKMKFVQKMVFMSSRPIILASDMVTDSAVRRLVFDAGDYVEDLMTLCEADITTKNPKRFKKYHNNFKIVRQKIVEVEERDHVRNFQPPVSGEEIMATFNLKPSREIGIIKETIKEAILEGDIPNEHEAAYQLMLKEGERLGLKAVNDQNKISKKP; encoded by the coding sequence ATGAATTACAAAGAAGCACTCAAGCACCCCCTGTTTAAAATTGTATCTCAAGCGGCACAAGAACTTAACATCGATGCCTATGTTATTGGCGGCTATGTAAGAGACTATATTTTAGAACGAGATTCTAAAAAAGATATTGACATTGTAGCCATTGGAAGCGGTATTGCATTGGCCAAACAAGTCTCCAAATTATTGCCCAACAATCCCAAAGTTCAAGTTTTTAAAACCTACGGAACGGCCATGTTGCGTTATGAGGATATTGAAGTTGAATTTGTTGGTGCCCGCAAGGAAAGCTACCAAGAGCACAGCCGCAACCCCATTGTGGAAGATGGTACTTTGGAAGACGATCAAAACCGAAGAGATTTTACCATCAATGCTTTAGCCTTAAACTTAGCAGAAAATGCGTTTGGTGATTTATTGGATCCTTTCAATGGACTAAAGGACATGGAAGCCAAGATTATCCGTACACCTTTAGACCCAGACATCACCTATAGCGATGATCCGTTACGCATGATGCGGGCCATTCGGTTTGCAACGCAATTGGGCTTCAAAATTGAAAAAGCGTCTTTGGAGGCTATTAGCCGAAACAAAGATCGGATTAACATCATTACCAAAGAGCGCATCGTAACGGAGCTGAATAAAATTCTTGAAAGTGAAAAACCTTCCATTGGATTCCTTCTTTTGGAAAAAACAGGGTTGCTTCACTATATCCTTCCAGAACTCACGGCTCTTAAAGGCATAGATGAAGTGGAAGGGCAACGACACAAGGACAACTTTTACCATACCTTGGAAGTCGTCGACAACATTTCCTTAAACACAGATAATGTGTGGTTACGTTGGGCGGCCTTGTTGCACGATATAGGAAAAGCACCTACCAAACGCTTTAGTAAAAAGGTTGGATGGACCTTTCATGGGCACGAATTTGAAGGCTCCAAAATGGTATTTCATTTATTCAAACGGCTTAAAATGCCTTTAAACGACAAAATGAAATTTGTTCAAAAGATGGTGTTTATGAGCTCTCGTCCTATCATTTTGGCCAGCGATATGGTTACCGATTCTGCTGTAAGACGCTTGGTATTTGACGCAGGTGATTATGTGGAAGATTTAATGACCCTTTGTGAAGCAGACATTACTACCAAAAATCCAAAACGCTTTAAAAAATACCATAACAATTTTAAGATTGTAAGGCAAAAAATAGTTGAAGTTGAGGAGCGCGACCATGTTAGAAATTTTCAGCCTCCTGTTTCAGGAGAAGAAATCATGGCAACCTTCAACCTTAAACCTTCAAGAGAAATTGGCATCATTAAAGAAACCATTAAAGAAGCTATTTTGGAAGGCGATATTCCAAATGAGCACGAAGCCGCTTACCAATTGATGCTTAAAGAAGGGGAACGATTGGGACTTAAAGCTGTTAACGACCAAAATAAAATATCTAAAAAACCATAA
- a CDS encoding ATP-grasp fold amidoligase family protein: protein MRYLPPKVYAHFLYEYYTGKKLNLDNPKEFNEKIQWLKVFYHPKILNQLVDKYAVREYVENKIGSEYLNELYAVYDSPDEVQFDKLPEQFVIKATHASSYNLIVDDKSKINIPKTKRLFKKWLSINQYYRTGQEWAYKDVQPRLIAEKFLKNEDENSLIDYKFYCFGGSAKFLEVHLDRAQNHKRGFYDLDFNRLPYRYVSLDKSISTEVKKPANFEEMINLSEILSDKFPFVRVDFYSIEGKAIFGEMTFYPSDGRKDFIPDEYNTIIGEYIKLPQVEKGQIVTEIA, encoded by the coding sequence ATGAGGTATTTACCTCCAAAAGTGTATGCGCATTTTCTTTATGAATATTATACGGGGAAAAAACTAAACCTTGATAATCCAAAAGAATTCAATGAAAAAATTCAATGGCTTAAAGTTTTTTACCACCCTAAAATATTAAATCAACTTGTTGACAAGTATGCCGTTAGGGAATACGTAGAGAATAAAATTGGCTCTGAATACTTAAATGAACTTTATGCCGTTTATGATAGTCCAGACGAGGTTCAATTTGATAAATTGCCAGAACAGTTTGTAATAAAAGCTACCCACGCCAGCAGTTACAATTTAATTGTTGACGACAAAAGCAAAATCAATATACCGAAAACCAAAAGGTTATTCAAAAAATGGCTCAGTATCAATCAGTACTACCGCACGGGTCAAGAATGGGCTTATAAAGATGTACAACCTAGATTGATTGCAGAAAAGTTCCTTAAAAATGAGGACGAAAATTCGCTGATAGACTATAAATTCTATTGTTTTGGAGGAAGCGCAAAATTTCTGGAAGTGCATTTGGACAGGGCTCAAAACCACAAAAGAGGCTTTTACGACCTAGATTTCAACCGTTTACCATACCGGTATGTATCGTTGGATAAAAGTATCTCGACCGAGGTTAAAAAGCCTGCAAATTTTGAAGAAATGATTAACTTATCCGAAATTCTTTCGGATAAGTTTCCTTTTGTAAGGGTTGACTTCTACTCTATCGAAGGCAAGGCCATTTTTGGAGAAATGACCTTTTATCCTTCTGATGGAAGAAAAGACTTTATTCCTGATGAGTACAATACAATCATTGGAGAATACATAAAACTTCCTCAAGTAGAAAAAGGACAAATAGTGACAGAGATAGCTTGA
- a CDS encoding glycosyltransferase family 2 protein yields the protein MLKLSGVIITYNEERNIERCLQSLVGVVDEIVVVDSFSTDNTKAICEKYKVTFIEQRFLGYIEQKNFALQQASYDHIVSLDGDEALSDTLRDSILNLKNNWQWDGYYCNRFNNFCGQWIKHSDWYPNRKLRVFDRRKASWKGINPHDNVVLHDSKAKTGQLKGDLLHWTYQTYSEFNQKTEYFSSIAAKAYFDLGKKATIWNIVFNPTWAFFKAYFLRLGFLDGLNGLVICIQTANITFLKYTKLRELSKKKF from the coding sequence ATGCTCAAACTATCAGGGGTAATTATTACCTATAACGAAGAACGAAACATTGAACGCTGCCTACAATCTTTGGTAGGCGTTGTTGACGAAATTGTGGTGGTTGACTCATTTTCAACAGATAACACCAAAGCCATCTGTGAGAAATACAAAGTTACTTTTATTGAACAACGCTTTTTAGGTTATATAGAACAAAAAAACTTTGCCCTCCAACAGGCCTCTTATGATCACATTGTTTCCTTGGATGGTGACGAAGCACTTTCTGATACACTTAGAGATTCTATATTAAACCTTAAAAACAATTGGCAATGGGATGGATATTATTGTAACCGTTTCAATAATTTCTGTGGACAGTGGATCAAACATTCCGATTGGTATCCCAACAGAAAACTTAGAGTATTCGATCGTAGAAAAGCGTCTTGGAAAGGCATCAATCCACACGACAATGTGGTCTTGCACGACTCAAAAGCCAAAACGGGACAATTAAAAGGTGATTTATTGCATTGGACGTACCAAACCTATTCCGAATTCAATCAAAAAACGGAGTACTTTTCAAGCATTGCCGCCAAAGCTTATTTTGATTTAGGCAAAAAGGCTACTATTTGGAACATTGTCTTCAATCCTACTTGGGCATTTTTTAAAGCCTATTTTTTAAGATTGGGATTTTTGGATGGCTTAAACGGTTTGGTAATCTGCATTCAAACCGCCAACATTACGTTTTTAAAATATACAAAATTACGAGAACTCTCTAAGAAGAAATTTTGA